Proteins encoded within one genomic window of Malaclemys terrapin pileata isolate rMalTer1 chromosome 22, rMalTer1.hap1, whole genome shotgun sequence:
- the CITED4 gene encoding cbp/p300-interacting transactivator 4 translates to MAGEGRGCGPRPSFCLYKAVAAGRALATGIGRSRGAGVAGAAAAGRGVCAPRRAALGDLLTMADHMMMSMNHGVNGLQNYRMGMNGLQGPPQHGQHVLRTLPTTNQMMQYGGASMDGSMRPRPNINGQMGHHQMPNTMMFNSPSQQQYMGPVGTQQLMASMHLQKLNTQYQGHPLMGMSNGPMAAGAQQYRVVPSQHPGMQHMPSPALTLNVMDTDLIDEEVLTSLVQELGLDRIQELPELFLGQNEFDFISDFVSKQQSSAISC, encoded by the exons ATGGCGggcgaggggcggggctgcgggccCCGCCCCTCCTTTTGTCTATATAAGGCTGTCGCGGCAGGTCGGGCGCTGGCGACGGGGATCGGAAGGAGCCGCGGGGCGGGTGTCGCTGGTGCTGCCGCTGCTGGCCGGGGTGTCTGCGCCCCTCGGCGCGCCGCGCTCGG TGACCTCCTCACAATGGCAGATCACATGATGATGTCGATGAACCATGGCGTTAATGGGCTCCAGAATTACCGCATGGGAATGAATGGGCTGCAGGGACCCCCCCAGCATGGGCAGCATGTGCTAAGGACTCTACCTACAACCAACCAGATGATGCAGTACGGAGGGGCCAGCATGGATGGGAGCATGAGGCCAAGACCCAATATCAATGGACAAATGGGCCACCATCAAATGCCGAACACTATGATGTTCAACAGTCCGAGCCAGCAGCAATACATGGGGCCTGTAGGCACTCAGCAGCTTATGGCCAGCATGCACTTACAGAAACTCAACACCCAGTATCAAGGGCACCCTCTAATGGGCATGAGCAATGGCCCCATGGCAGCAGGTGCACAGCAGTACAGAGTGGTGCCCAGTCAGCACCCTGGCATGCAGCACATGCCCTCACCAGCTCTGACCTTGAATGTTATGGACACTGATCTCATAGATGAGGAGGTCTTGACGTCTCTGGTCCAGGAACTGGGTTTGGACCGGATTCAGGAGCTGCCTGAGCTCTTCTTGGGACAGAATGAATTTGACTTCATTTCAGACTTTGTCAGCAAACAACAGTCCAGTGCCATCAGCTGCTGA